The Microtus pennsylvanicus isolate mMicPen1 chromosome 5, mMicPen1.hap1, whole genome shotgun sequence DNA segment ATTGTTTCAGGCCTTCTGTTGATTAACAGATATCATTGATGGAGAACAGGACAGGAGTGACACAGTTTATCCTCATGGGAATCACAAATGACCCAAATTTGCAGCTTCCCCTCTTCATCATTTTCCTCCTCATCTATACCATCACCCTGGTTGGGAACCTGGGGATGTTTCTGTTGATTCTTTTGGACTCTCGGCTTCACACCCccatgtacatttttctctgcaacTTGTCCTTTGTGGACTTTTGTTATTCATCAACAGTCACTCCAAAGGTCATAGCTGGATTCCTTACAGGAGACAAGATCATGTCCTACAATGCTTGTGCCTCGCAGATGTTCTTTTTTGCAACCTTTGCCGATTTGGAGAACTACTTTTTGGTCtcaatggcctatgaccgctatgtagcAGTATGTAAGCCCCTACACTATGCCACTACCATGACAactagtgtgtgtacatgtctcatCATTGGCTGTTATATCTGTGGTTTCCTGAATGCTTCCATCTATACTGTGGATGCATTAAGTCTCTCTTTCTGT contains these protein-coding regions:
- the LOC142851120 gene encoding olfactory receptor 5B3-like isoform X2, with protein sequence MENRTGVTQFILMGITNDPNLQLPLFIIFLLIYTITLVGNLGMFLLILLDSRLHTPMYIFLCNLSFVDFCYSSTVTPKVIAGFLTGDKIMSYNACASQMFFFATFADLENYFLVSMAYDRYVAVCKPLHYATTMTTSVCTCLIIGCYICGFLNASIYTVDALSLSFCESNVIHHFFCDVLAVMIVSCSDRHVNELVLIYLASFNIFFALILILISYMFIFINILKMNSVAGYRKALSTCTSHFTAVSIFYGTLIFMYLQPSSSHSMDTDKIASIFYTMFIPMLNPLVYSLRNKEVKNAFTKIVLKSR
- the LOC142851120 gene encoding olfactory receptor 5B3-like isoform X1; this encodes MENRTGVTQFILMGITNDPNLQLPLFIIFLLIYTITLVGNLGMFLLILLDSRLHTPMYIFLCNLSFVDFCYSSTVTPKVIAGFLTGDKIMSYNACASQMFFFATFADLENYFLVSMAYDRYVAVCKPLHYATTMTTSVCTCLIIGCYICGFLNASIYTVDALSLSFCESNVIHHFFCDVLAVMIVSCSDRHVNELVLIYLASFNIFFALILILISYMFIFINILKMNSVAGYRKALSTCTSHFTAVSIFYGTLIFMYLQPSSSHSMDTDKIASIFYTMFIPMLNPLVYSLRNKEVKNAFTKIL